The Deltaproteobacteria bacterium genome includes a window with the following:
- a CDS encoding AgmX/PglI C-terminal domain-containing protein: protein MRENLNTVFMPILVGFLVCGCKTFKEGNDDVDVPSARQVAAKVAELHPPLEEPLPQVATYRYRREISMYYKLELNASKAQITNALGVMRSHDHEIRACYADRLEEVSGLSGDLQISFTLLKSTGLVGNVARTGGSLSDLATINCVTKKLAHMRFNARGDYRGRVRYSFASSDRSPERAPSVLPQMQMPAKAKPALVGPPSSLARPPTQQQQKSEQKEAANQKCSGCKGQDGGKQQAQAVGQKSKNAD from the coding sequence TTGCGAGAGAATTTAAACACAGTCTTCATGCCTATACTCGTTGGCTTTTTGGTCTGCGGTTGCAAGACCTTCAAAGAGGGCAACGACGACGTGGACGTGCCCTCAGCGCGGCAGGTTGCTGCGAAAGTTGCTGAGTTGCACCCGCCGCTAGAGGAGCCGCTACCACAGGTTGCGACTTATCGGTATCGCCGCGAGATAAGCATGTACTACAAGCTTGAGCTCAATGCGAGTAAGGCACAAATTACCAATGCTTTAGGCGTGATGCGGTCGCACGATCATGAAATCCGTGCTTGTTATGCCGACCGACTTGAGGAAGTCTCTGGTTTGAGCGGGGATCTCCAGATTTCTTTTACGCTACTAAAATCAACAGGACTCGTCGGTAACGTTGCGCGTACCGGTGGCAGTTTATCTGACTTGGCGACGATTAACTGTGTAACCAAGAAGCTCGCACACATGCGCTTTAATGCTCGCGGTGACTATCGCGGACGCGTTCGTTACAGCTTCGCATCGTCTGATCGGTCCCCGGAGCGAGCTCCGTCAGTCCTACCTCAAATGCAAATGCCGGCTAAAGCCAAGCCGGCACTTGTGGGTCCGCCGTCATCGTTGGCTCGCCCACCGACGCAACAGCAGCAAAAGTCCGAGCAAAAAGAGGCCGCCAACCAAAAATGTAGCGGCTGCAAGGGGCAGGACGGTGGCAAGCAGCAAGCACAGGCTGTAGGCCAAAAGTCCAAGAACGCCGATTGA
- the galT gene encoding galactose-1-phosphate uridylyltransferase, giving the protein MYRQQLTKIDGRKLILYARHPMEPVTHGPSPIPTKSAANPHLRWHPLRGEWVTYATHRQDRTFLPPAEYSPLTPSNDPNFPTELPLGDYEVAVFDNLFPSLSLESHDAPALNVPTRPALGACEVVVFTQDPKTSLASLQLSHIDLLLQVWGERCKELGRDPNINYVMPFENRGVEVGVTLHHPHGQIYAYPVVPPIPQRELEQMQAYWQQHGSGLLEDMIKTEIKEGERIIFEGEHAVAFVPICARYAYEIWIAPKRPVASLAEMDHGERRDLALALKTVLKKFDALWNRPFPYLMVLHQAPTDGTPHPEAHVHFEIYPPYRTSNKLKYLAGTEIGAGFFAADSLPEAKAKELRDVVIHFSPEESR; this is encoded by the coding sequence ATGTACCGGCAGCAACTCACTAAGATCGACGGACGTAAACTGATTCTTTATGCGCGCCATCCTATGGAGCCTGTGACCCATGGTCCGTCTCCGATTCCCACAAAAAGTGCCGCAAATCCGCATTTAAGATGGCACCCGCTGCGCGGTGAATGGGTGACCTACGCTACTCATAGGCAGGATCGGACCTTCCTACCTCCAGCTGAGTACAGTCCTCTTACTCCCAGTAATGATCCCAATTTCCCAACAGAACTGCCTCTGGGTGATTATGAAGTTGCAGTTTTTGATAATCTGTTCCCATCGCTAAGCCTCGAATCTCACGATGCCCCCGCTCTGAATGTGCCGACCCGACCCGCTCTTGGCGCTTGCGAGGTGGTCGTGTTCACGCAGGACCCCAAAACATCTCTTGCAAGTTTACAGCTGAGTCATATTGACCTACTTCTGCAAGTGTGGGGCGAGCGCTGTAAGGAGCTAGGCCGGGATCCCAACATCAACTACGTAATGCCATTTGAGAACCGTGGGGTTGAGGTTGGTGTTACGCTGCATCATCCCCACGGACAAATTTATGCTTATCCTGTCGTTCCACCAATACCTCAACGGGAACTTGAACAGATGCAGGCCTACTGGCAACAGCACGGATCTGGACTGCTTGAGGATATGATCAAAACTGAAATCAAAGAGGGCGAAAGAATTATTTTTGAGGGTGAACACGCCGTCGCTTTTGTCCCAATCTGTGCCAGATACGCCTACGAAATCTGGATTGCACCAAAGCGGCCCGTCGCATCACTTGCTGAGATGGATCACGGTGAGAGACGTGACCTCGCCTTGGCTCTCAAGACCGTGCTGAAGAAATTTGATGCGCTGTGGAATCGACCGTTTCCCTATTTGATGGTGCTCCACCAAGCGCCCACGGATGGAACACCTCATCCCGAGGCGCATGTTCACTTTGAGATTTATCCTCCGTACCGGACATCTAATAAATTGAAGTACTTAGCCGGCACGGAAATCGGCGCAGGTTTTTTTGCTGCGGATAGCCTTCCTGAGGCTAAGGCTAAAGAGCTACGCGACGTCGTGATTCACTTTAGCCCTGAGGAGAGTCGGTAA
- a CDS encoding glycoside hydrolase family 1 protein, with product MPSRYLLALTFLTMASSPSWARDTMPNGFLLGTAIAGFQVDMGCPTIAPEECEDRHSDWYEYITSPWTRLNPSLFMKGDPTSRGPGFYETYRDDLYRAGKELGSNAIRISIEWSRLFPESTTGVDDFVALRQLASSAALDYYHNLIGAIRAQGMVPFVTLNHYTLPKWIHSAIDCNIHLLRCQHKGWVDPARIIPEISKYAGFVAREFGQDVDYWLTLNEPFSAVVLPSYLLPTPERTNPPGLYLQIDAAKTANATMIEAHAKMYDAIKEADVSSGEPGGRPAEVGIAYSFFAIRPATSHPIDQRVAANLKYLMHDQFLDALIYGRFDPDWSGRTIERPDLARHLDFIGINYYVRLTPPKLSLGSVNPIDHLLLANPIDAVFDRDAPDGLTQVLMEQSRYGLPLYVTETGTDAIRDQERPRRWLLGTLAATHAAIERGVDVRGYFYWTLMDNYEWNHGMDSRFGLFSVDPMDQSKRRVPRSAVDAFSFISQTRLWPDACPPSQPCLESGTNVK from the coding sequence ATGCCAAGTCGTTACCTCTTAGCGCTCACATTCTTGACCATGGCTTCGAGTCCCTCCTGGGCGCGGGATACGATGCCCAATGGATTTCTGCTTGGGACGGCGATTGCCGGTTTTCAGGTTGATATGGGATGTCCGACGATTGCGCCTGAGGAGTGCGAGGATCGTCATTCCGATTGGTACGAATATATAACCTCACCCTGGACGAGGTTAAACCCAAGTCTTTTTATGAAGGGTGATCCTACCTCACGGGGACCGGGTTTTTATGAAACCTACCGTGACGATCTCTATCGTGCCGGAAAGGAATTAGGTTCAAACGCTATCCGGATTTCCATCGAGTGGAGTCGTCTCTTCCCTGAGTCTACTACCGGTGTCGATGACTTTGTGGCTTTAAGACAATTAGCATCGTCCGCAGCGCTGGACTATTATCACAATCTCATTGGAGCGATCCGTGCTCAGGGGATGGTTCCGTTCGTCACTTTGAACCACTACACGCTACCAAAGTGGATCCACAGTGCAATCGACTGTAACATCCACCTACTTCGCTGCCAGCACAAAGGGTGGGTGGACCCAGCCCGCATCATACCTGAGATCTCGAAGTATGCGGGGTTCGTTGCCCGGGAATTTGGACAGGACGTCGACTATTGGCTGACCTTAAACGAGCCTTTCTCGGCGGTGGTATTACCCAGCTACCTTTTGCCCACTCCAGAGCGTACAAATCCGCCCGGATTATACCTGCAAATTGATGCTGCAAAGACTGCCAATGCAACGATGATCGAAGCGCATGCCAAGATGTATGATGCTATCAAGGAGGCGGACGTCTCAAGTGGTGAACCTGGCGGTAGGCCGGCGGAGGTTGGCATTGCCTATTCGTTTTTTGCAATTAGGCCAGCTACGTCTCATCCCATCGATCAGAGGGTGGCAGCCAACCTCAAATATCTGATGCATGATCAGTTCCTTGATGCCTTAATTTATGGTCGGTTCGATCCTGATTGGTCGGGGCGTACCATCGAGCGCCCCGATTTAGCGAGGCATTTGGACTTCATAGGTATCAACTATTATGTCCGTTTAACGCCGCCTAAGTTGTCCTTGGGTAGCGTGAACCCTATTGATCACTTGCTTTTAGCTAATCCGATCGATGCCGTATTTGATCGCGATGCTCCCGATGGCCTAACGCAGGTCCTGATGGAGCAATCCCGCTACGGCTTGCCTTTGTATGTGACAGAGACAGGTACAGATGCGATCAGGGATCAAGAAAGACCACGCCGCTGGCTGCTTGGTACTCTTGCCGCAACTCACGCTGCCATTGAGCGCGGAGTTGATGTTCGGGGTTATTTTTATTGGACCTTGATGGATAACTACGAGTGGAACCACGGTATGGATAGTCGGTTTGGACTCTTTAGTGTCGATCCCATGGATCAGTCGAAAAGGCGCGTTCCGCGGTCGGCAGTTGATGCATTCAGCTTCATCAGTCAGACACGCCTGTGGCCTGATGCTTGTCCACCAAGCCAACCGTGTCTAGAATCTGGCACCAATGTTAAATAA
- the purD gene encoding phosphoribosylamine--glycine ligase, with translation MRVLLIGKGGREHAIAWKISQSELLSKLYLWPGNPGMAALGDSLPISASADFATLIVAAKQAQIDLVVSGPEAPLSEGLADAFAASGIPTFGPVQAVAQLESSKEFAKQMMAKAEIPTAAYRVAHNEAECRQYALDTLESSGGVVLKASGLAAGKGVFVCRDALDVTNGLERLYHSDMKDAAASVVIEEVLLGRECSYFCFLGEAGPLSLGFAVDYKRLNDGDEGPNTGGMGCYAPVPWLPEDAAARVQEAVVQPLLKALKKEGLSYQGCLYVGLMWSPTKGPQVVEFNVRLGDPEAQVLALYDDRDWLAWMAASCGLNAGVKKLTASAMHPVGQTRAVAVVMAAASYPYGNDPGMMASLPEAAFANPPESSVMTFAANVTKKVDGVCVTSTGRVLTVCARASTFAAARKLAYARVDELAQIWGGARWRRDIALAVES, from the coding sequence ATGCGCGTGCTTCTGATTGGAAAAGGTGGGCGCGAACACGCTATCGCCTGGAAGATCTCCCAGTCTGAACTTCTAAGCAAACTTTACTTGTGGCCTGGAAATCCGGGAATGGCGGCACTCGGTGACAGCTTGCCAATTTCTGCCTCGGCTGATTTTGCTACTTTGATCGTCGCGGCTAAACAAGCCCAAATTGATTTGGTGGTGTCTGGACCAGAGGCGCCGCTTTCTGAGGGCCTTGCTGATGCTTTTGCCGCGTCGGGAATTCCGACCTTTGGTCCCGTGCAAGCTGTGGCGCAGCTCGAATCGTCAAAGGAGTTTGCCAAGCAAATGATGGCAAAGGCGGAAATCCCGACTGCTGCATACCGCGTCGCCCACAATGAGGCGGAGTGCCGCCAGTATGCATTGGACACGCTTGAGTCCTCAGGTGGCGTCGTATTGAAAGCATCGGGACTCGCCGCAGGCAAGGGGGTTTTCGTTTGTCGCGATGCCCTTGACGTCACTAATGGTCTTGAACGCCTTTACCACTCAGATATGAAGGACGCTGCAGCATCGGTCGTAATTGAGGAAGTGCTGCTTGGACGTGAGTGTTCATATTTTTGTTTCTTGGGAGAAGCTGGGCCGCTCAGTCTTGGCTTTGCCGTTGATTACAAACGACTCAACGATGGCGATGAGGGACCCAATACAGGCGGTATGGGCTGCTACGCGCCAGTGCCCTGGCTGCCCGAGGACGCAGCAGCTCGCGTGCAAGAGGCAGTGGTGCAGCCTCTTTTAAAAGCGTTGAAAAAAGAGGGGCTTAGCTACCAAGGATGCCTTTACGTCGGGCTCATGTGGTCCCCAACCAAAGGGCCGCAAGTCGTTGAATTTAACGTGCGTTTGGGTGATCCGGAAGCCCAAGTGTTGGCACTTTATGATGACCGTGACTGGCTGGCTTGGATGGCAGCTAGTTGTGGACTCAATGCTGGCGTCAAGAAACTTACAGCTTCAGCCATGCATCCAGTAGGGCAAACGCGCGCTGTCGCGGTGGTTATGGCGGCAGCGTCTTATCCCTATGGCAATGATCCCGGTATGATGGCATCTCTGCCCGAAGCGGCGTTTGCCAATCCTCCGGAATCCTCGGTGATGACTTTCGCCGCAAATGTCACCAAAAAGGTGGACGGTGTTTGCGTCACTAGTACGGGGCGCGTGCTGACGGTGTGTGCGCGGGCCAGTACTTTCGCTGCTGCGCGAAAACTAGCCTATGCGCGGGTGGATGAGCTGGCGCAAATTTGGGGTGGGGCTCGGTGGCGCCGCGATATCGCGTTGGCAGTCGAGTCTTAA
- a CDS encoding tetratricopeptide repeat protein — protein sequence METPSRSTWLTRSAIIISDVDGVHRMYSQLTQRFHWTVTETTKSLSYAVDQTRKGAANLIIVDDSVTSPSGFHVRALLNEITAICTPILCLLLPQRSSEAPLLTKMGFEVAIKPVTPAAFLPHFSDLLQRWEKPSFATLRRLGYLLNRVTDEQLNGALLKLMEQEAIHSLCVQSLALQLRKAGNFRDAEQTILASIKKDPRQDARIMSLVDLYLHGSMPKLALHLLTTLKTAHGTSRLLVPDYVQAALMLGQLNAALIYLETIAKSESADPMSIDFYARLLFASGRDDEAEQLLTHSGRSFKKFQLKWLNADSSGLPAAG from the coding sequence ATGGAAACTCCCTCGCGTTCAACCTGGTTGACACGTTCCGCTATCATCATCAGTGATGTCGATGGTGTCCACCGCATGTACTCCCAACTGACGCAGCGATTTCATTGGACCGTTACAGAAACCACGAAATCGCTTTCTTATGCCGTCGATCAAACAAGAAAAGGCGCAGCTAATCTCATTATTGTCGATGATTCCGTGACGTCACCCAGCGGATTTCATGTACGCGCTCTCCTCAATGAAATAACGGCAATATGTACTCCTATTCTGTGCCTACTCCTGCCGCAGCGCAGTAGTGAGGCGCCACTGCTGACCAAAATGGGATTTGAAGTAGCCATCAAACCAGTCACACCTGCGGCATTTTTACCCCACTTTTCAGATCTACTGCAGCGCTGGGAAAAACCTAGTTTCGCCACGCTGCGCCGACTGGGTTATCTGCTCAATCGGGTTACCGATGAACAACTCAATGGGGCTTTATTGAAACTGATGGAGCAGGAAGCCATTCATTCCCTGTGCGTCCAGTCACTCGCCCTCCAACTCAGGAAGGCTGGAAACTTCAGAGATGCCGAGCAGACTATATTAGCCTCGATTAAAAAAGACCCCCGACAAGACGCACGCATCATGAGCCTCGTTGATCTATATCTACACGGATCTATGCCAAAATTAGCTCTCCATCTCCTGACGACACTTAAAACGGCTCATGGTACTTCACGTTTACTCGTACCCGATTATGTTCAAGCCGCACTGATGCTAGGTCAGCTTAACGCCGCTTTAATCTACCTCGAAACCATCGCAAAAAGTGAGTCAGCGGATCCTATGAGCATCGACTTCTACGCGCGCTTACTATTCGCCTCCGGCCGCGATGATGAAGCAGAACAACTCCTTACGCATAGCGGACGATCTTTTAAAAAATTTCAACTAAAGTGGCTAAATGCTGATTCCAGCGGACTTCCAGCTGCTGGTTAG
- the galK gene encoding galactokinase has translation MSFEVTFNTSPNIVISTPGRVNLIGEHTDYNEGFVLPTVIPQTTKISLSARGGSRVRVASKNMAESGVLSFMLGDEIRHNTWIDYVQGVTQVLASTGRRVTGFDVFIESTVPTGAGLSSSAALIVGLIKALRLAFSLELKDTAIALLAQRVENEFVGAHVGIMDQMAVALATPGQVLFLDTRSLEYKLIAMPKSAGLIVINSSIKHSNIGGGYSERRAACEESARIMGVRALRDIGIDHTSKLAMLPPHLIKRARHVITENARVQAAVTALQAGDLPRLGSLFKESHVSMRDDFEVSTPEIDILVEIACADPDVFGARLTGGGFGGSIVALSSSMGARAAADRIARRFAERSGLLPTVLVPTT, from the coding sequence ATGTCATTTGAAGTCACTTTCAATACTTCGCCAAATATTGTCATCAGTACGCCTGGTCGTGTCAACCTGATCGGGGAACACACGGACTACAACGAAGGCTTTGTCCTACCTACTGTTATTCCTCAAACCACGAAAATTTCACTATCAGCCCGCGGCGGTTCGCGCGTGCGAGTCGCCAGTAAAAACATGGCAGAATCAGGTGTGCTTAGTTTTATGCTTGGTGACGAGATCCGCCACAACACTTGGATTGATTATGTTCAAGGAGTGACCCAAGTTTTAGCCAGCACTGGCCGCCGCGTGACGGGTTTCGATGTTTTTATTGAGTCAACTGTGCCGACAGGTGCCGGATTATCGTCCAGCGCAGCCCTCATTGTAGGGCTGATTAAAGCCCTGCGCCTGGCTTTTAGTCTTGAGCTCAAGGACACCGCCATCGCCTTACTTGCTCAACGGGTCGAAAATGAATTCGTCGGTGCCCATGTAGGAATCATGGATCAGATGGCTGTTGCCCTAGCGACACCGGGTCAAGTTCTCTTCCTCGACACGAGATCACTCGAGTATAAACTGATTGCAATGCCGAAATCTGCTGGGCTTATTGTGATCAATTCCAGCATCAAACACAGTAATATCGGCGGCGGTTACAGCGAGCGCCGCGCTGCATGTGAGGAGAGCGCTCGTATCATGGGAGTCAGAGCATTACGCGATATTGGCATCGATCACACAAGTAAACTTGCCATGCTCCCACCACACTTGATCAAAAGAGCGCGCCACGTCATTACAGAAAATGCCCGTGTTCAGGCTGCCGTGACGGCACTGCAAGCTGGCGATCTCCCCAGGTTGGGATCGCTCTTTAAGGAGTCGCACGTCTCCATGCGCGATGATTTCGAGGTCTCCACACCTGAGATTGATATTTTGGTGGAGATAGCCTGCGCTGATCCCGACGTTTTTGGTGCTCGCCTTACCGGCGGCGGATTTGGCGGCTCGATTGTTGCCTTGTCCAGTTCGATGGGGGCTCGCGCCGCTGCAGATCGCATAGCACGCCGCTTCGCTGAGCGCTCGGGCCTGCTGCCCACTGTTTTGGTGCCGACCACTTAG
- a CDS encoding septum formation inhibitor Maf, whose product MSGNESRPKLVLGSSSPRRRDLLDAVGLTYTVVKPETPEVPLPGEMPEAYVRRNAAEKAAWVVAHGCAAEPSSSGVIVISADTIVVLDDQILEKPADAAHAKAMLRRLSGRWHTVISGVTLQAALGPRTHLQTFAVHTRVLMKALGEREIESYVRTGEPLDKAGGYAAQGIGSYMVERIEGSYANVVGLPIAEVVQALEQSFGYTIWE is encoded by the coding sequence GTGAGTGGGAATGAGAGCAGGCCAAAGCTCGTGTTGGGGAGCTCATCGCCACGGCGTCGCGATCTACTCGATGCTGTTGGTCTCACGTATACAGTGGTCAAACCGGAGACTCCCGAGGTGCCGTTGCCTGGCGAAATGCCCGAGGCGTACGTACGGCGTAATGCTGCGGAAAAGGCGGCCTGGGTGGTGGCTCATGGCTGCGCCGCGGAGCCCTCGTCGTCCGGTGTGATTGTTATTAGTGCCGATACAATCGTCGTCTTGGACGACCAGATTTTAGAAAAACCAGCTGACGCGGCCCATGCCAAGGCGATGCTACGGCGTCTGTCAGGTCGCTGGCACACTGTGATTTCCGGTGTGACCCTGCAGGCCGCACTAGGACCCAGGACACACCTGCAAACATTTGCTGTGCACACGCGTGTGCTCATGAAAGCTTTGGGTGAGAGGGAAATTGAATCCTACGTACGTACCGGCGAACCCCTCGATAAGGCCGGTGGATATGCGGCGCAGGGCATTGGTAGTTACATGGTTGAGCGGATAGAAGGCTCTTATGCCAATGTCGTGGGTTTACCAATAGCCGAAGTGGTGCAGGCGCTGGAGCAGTCTTTCGGATATACAATTTGGGAGTGA